The following proteins are co-located in the Scylla paramamosain isolate STU-SP2022 chromosome 37, ASM3559412v1, whole genome shotgun sequence genome:
- the LOC135091296 gene encoding mitogen-activated protein kinase kinase kinase 15-like isoform X4 codes for MIAWRQIQTCTMTDSLGSKSDHSGHSVIQAGLRARMDVVCVVDLIFPEHLHHRKRAWDEVRNSCAAINANCHHIQFEKLDFGETNVLDQFYNADVAIVDMSVSLQQHSLFYHLGVRESFDMKENILLYNDNDSEVTVPLKFSCSNYVFISYRLLDTGLCVLTDPSTRIGAEDTMPSESRVLLSTKLRRHLQDVEIQSKAHMKEKFLADLRKARDVFSGEELKKQLHNLRRRLDDPNILSIDVVLNMLISLREIQDYDAMVQLVDDLKTIPNRKLYTSTPAIRFLYGFALNRRNMEGDREKALAVITRALEKKENEVPDMVCLCGRIYKDKFVESQHTDQESLRNAIFWYRKGFEVQPNEYAGINLATLLVIDGNDFSKSAELQHIGMVLNNLIGKKGSLSSLQDYWDVATFFEISVLAEDYGKAVQAAECMFRLKPPNWYLKSTIGNIMLINRFRKRPEDCEASPEEKIFNFWIEYFVEATKTELGDMIRFPLLILEPSRMYQPSYYLPSYVTVNLGAEEKSLQLYNLCIEQMKGTCRQVHYWLFTASSIKSITLYKRDERAVFLYVQENSDDFQMFFPSEQCRLTFFRLVQELTADQKGTVMDLEAEISGPIQYEYEMDDTGKRIVLGKGTYGVVYAARDLSTQVRIAVKEVPEKNIGEVQPLHEEIRLHSELQHRNIVKYLGTASEDGYFKIFMEQVPGGSLSALLRSKWGPLKESEATVAYYTKQILEGLKYLHDQKIVHRDIKGDNVLVNTYTGVVKISDFGTSKRLAGVCLSTETFTGTLQYMAPEVIDKGARGYGAPADIWSLGCTVVEMATGNPPFIELGSPEAAMFKVGLYKMHPDIPEELSEKARSFILRCFEPDPNKRATAAQLLEDTFLTDLGRKKKGARLTNQQEFSRSISVPAERTVRPHGEKCRIASSPDDASVMTGSDLDDSLMTRRSSNGGLLSPEVDSPRTDGEQDGFYLLKKDSQRRMTLTKVLMHDQNKITQVWYHRLLQELGTDKLLLTQEHLQKIMVGLREFIPEHKKLPIEQAFASLREEISYEEAVNQINLALGIFQDAVNEVLKSNSIKPHWMFALDDLLRSAVHCAITVLSPEHEELLGPAEAVGGVLERPRDAVEEGSTSGVSTINSTKSAKLLRDLHHSKHCHHLQDNLQASRVENLRLLEELYLSEKRYGDLLKMFLSERQEQSQHLADQMGVPLPPLGLGATSTPAGKRLCQEEGSASHSSASTVDSTCSATTMTAESAAASPAMPPLPPDTPMVHVSSRNIDMELVLWLQKLGIDRDVIDKFLAEDYTKDDVLCWMSREDLQRMRMRGGVELRIWRSIVQHRRELGLPINPEECGGNSGSSGGSGSNNRGAASPSSSSSSTRKKEPPPRSTKL; via the exons TTTGAGAAGCTGGATTTTGGGGAGACCAATGTCCTGGACCAGTTTTACAACGCTGACGTGGCCATCGTGGACATGTCAGTGAGCCTCCAGCAGCACTCTCTCTTCTACCACCTGGGTGTGCGAGAGAGCTTTGACATGAAGGAGAACATTCTGCTGTACAACGACAACGACTCTGAGGTCACCGTCCCCCTCAAG TTCTCGTGCAGCAACTACGTGTTCATCTCGTACCGGCTGCTGGACACGGGGCTGTGCGTGCTCACCGACCCCAGCACACGCATTGGAGCGGAGGACACCATGCCCTCAGAGTCCCGGGTGCTGCTCTCCACAAAGCTGCGTCGCCACCTGCAAGATGTTGAAATACAGtccaa AGCTCATATGAAGGAGAAGTTTCTGGCCGACCTGAGGAAGGCGCGGGATGTGTTCTCCGGGGAGGAACTGAAGAAGCAGCTGCACAATCTTCGCCGACGTCTGGATGACCCAAATATTCTGTCCATCGATGTGGTCCTCAATATGCTCATATCCCTGCGAGAGAttcag GACTACGACGCAATGGTGCAGCTGGTGGATGACCTCAAGACCATCCCGAACCGCAAGCTTTACACCAGCACACCCGCCATCCGGTTCCTCTACGGTTTTGCCCTTAACAG GCGCAACATGGAGGGGGACAGGGAGAAGGCGCTGGCTGTCATCACCCGTGCcctggaaaagaaggagaatgaggtgCCTGatatggtgtgtttgtgtggacgCATCTATAAG GATAAGTTTGTGGAATCTCAACACACAGACCAGGAGAGCCTTCGTAATGCCATCTTTTGGTACCGCAAAGGCTTTGAGGTGCAGCCCAACGAGTATGCTGGCATCAACCTCGCCACACTGCTTGTAATAGATGGCAACGACTTTTCCAAATCGGCCGAACTTCAGCACATAG GAATGGTCCTCAACAACCTCATTGGCAAGAAGGGGTCACTGTCATCACTGCAAGACTACTGGGACGTGGCCACCTTCTTTGAGATCAGCGTGTTGGCAGAGGATTATGGAAAGGCGGTGCAGGCAGCTGAGTGCATGTTTAGATTGAAGCCTCCTAAttg GTACCTCAAGTCCACCATTGGCAACATCATGCTCATTAACCGGTTCCGTAAGAGGCCGGAAGACTGTGAGGCGAGTCCAGAGGAGAAAATATTTAACTTCTGGATCGAGTACTTTGTCGAGGCCACCAAGACGGAGTTGGGGGACATGATTCGCTTCCCT TTGCTGATTCTGGAGCCAAGCCGCATGTACCAGCCTAGCTACTATCTGCCGAGCTACGTGACAGTGAACCTGGGTGCCGAGGAGAAGAGCCTGCAGCTGTACAACCTGTGCATTGAGCAGATGAAGGGCACATGTCGCCAGGTGCACTACTGGCTCTTCACCGCCTCCAGCATCAAGAGCATCAC GCTGTACAAGAGGGACGAGAGGGCAGTGTTCCTGTATGTGCAAGAGAACTCAGACGACTTCCAGATGTTCTTCCCTTCAGAGCAGTGCCGCCTCACCTTCTTCAGGCTAGTGCAGGAGCTTACTGCCGACCAGAAGGGCACCGTCATGGACCTGGAGGCTGAGATATCTGGACCAATACAG tACGAGTATGAGATGGATGACACCGGAAAGAGGATTGTACTGGGTAAAGGAACATATGGAGTGGTGTACGCTGCCAGGGACCTCAGCACTCAGGTCAGGATAGCCGTCAAGGAGGTGCCAGAGAAAAACATTGG GGAAGTACAACCTTTACATGAAGAAATCCGGCTTCACTCCGAGCTGCAGCACCGGAACATTGTAAAGTACCTGGGCACAGCTTCGGAGGACGGCTACTTCAAGATCTTCATGGAGCAGGTGCCGGGTGGGTCCCTATCGGCGCTGCTCAGGTCTAAGTGGGGCCCCCTGAAGGAGAGCGAGGCCACGGTGGCTTACTACACCAAGCAGATCCTGGAGGGCCTCAAATACTTGCACGACCAGAAGATTGTGCACAGGGATATCAAGG GTGATAATGTTCTAGTCAATACATATACTGGGGTAGTGAAGATCTCAGACTTTGGTACCTCCAAGCGTCTGGCAGGGGTCTGTCTCAGCACAGAGACCTTCACTGGCACCCTGCAGTACATGGCCCCAGAGGTCATCGACAAGGGTGCCAGGGGATACGGAGCGCCG GCTGACATCTGGTCCCTGGGGTGCACAGTGGTGGAGATGGCTACTGGTAACCCTCCCTTCATTGAGCTGGGGTCCCCTGAGGCTGCTATGTTCAAG GTGGGGCTGTACAAGATGCACCCAGACATCCCAGAGGAGCTGAGTGAGAAGGCACGCAGCTTCATCCTGCGCTGCTTTGAGCCAGACCCCAACAAGAGGGCCACCGCTGCACAGCTCCTTGAGGACACCTTCCTGACTGA CCTGGGCCGCAAGAAGAAAGGCGCAAGACTCACCAACCAGCAGGAGTTTTCACGCAGCATCTCAGTGCCGGCAGAGCGCACAGTGCGGCCACACGGGGAGAAGTGCCGCATTGCCAGCTCTCCCGACGATGC CTCTGTCATGACTGGCTCAGACCTCGACGACTCACTCATGACTCGTCGCTCATCCAATGGTGGCCTGCTGTCTCCTGAGGTTGATTCCCCGCGCACTGATGGG GAGCAGGACGGCTTCTACCTGCTGAAGAAGGACTCTCAGCGCAGGATGACTCTGACCAAGGTGTTGATGCACGACCAGAACAAGATCACGCAGGTCTGGTACCACCGCCTGCTGCAGGAGCTCGGCACAGACAAGCTTCTCCTCACTCAG GAACACCTCCAGAAAATCATGGTGGGGCTGCGAGAGTTCATCCCAGAGCACAAGAAGCTTCCCATCGAGCAGGCCTTTGCTTCCCTGCGGGAGGAGATCAGCTACGAGGAGGCTGTCAACCAGATCAACCTGGCTCTCGGTATCTTCCAGGatgct GTGAATGAGGTGCTGAAGAGCAACAGCATCAAGCCACACTGGATGTTTGCGCTGGATGACTTGCTGCGCAGCGCTGTGCACTGTGCCATCACTGTGCTCTCCCCAG AGCATGAGGAGCTCCTGGGCCCGGCAGAGGCAGTGGGCGGCGTGCTGGAGCGGCCTCGGGATGCAGTGGAGGAGGGCAGCACCTCGGGAGTGTCCACCATCAACTCCACCAAGTCTGCCAAGCTGCTGCGGGACCTCCACCACTCCaagcactgccaccacctgcagGACAACCTCCAGGCATCCCGGGTGGAGAACCTCAG GCTGCTGGAGGAGCTGTACCTCTCAGAGAAGCGCTATGGGGACCTGCTCAAGATGTTCCTCTCGGAGCGGCAAGAGCAGAGCCAGCACCTAGCGGACCAGATGGGCGTGCCCCTGCCACCCCTGGGTTTGGGGGCCACCAGCACCCCTGCCGGGAAGAGGCTTTGCCAGGAGGAGGGCAGTGCCTCACACTCCTCTGCCAGCACAGTGGACTCCACCTGCAGTGCCACCACCATGACAGCCGAG AGTGCCGCTGCCTCGCCTGCCATGCCCCCGCTGCCACCGGACACACCCATGGTGCACGTCTCCTCCCGCAACATTGACATGGAGCTCGTCCTGTGGCTGCAGAAGCTTGGCATCGACCGTGATGTCATTGACAAG TTCCTGGCTGAGGACTACACCAAGGATGATGTCCTCTGCTGGATGAGCCGTGAGGACCTGCAGCGGATGAGGATGAG GGGTGGCGTTGAGCTCCGCATCTGGCGCAGCATCGTGCAGCACCGCCGGGAGCTGGGGCTGCCCATCAACCCTGAGGAGTGTGGCGGCAacagtggcagcagtggtggcagcggcagcaACAATAGAGGTGcagcttccccctcctcctcctcctcctccaccaggaAGAAGGAGCCTCCACCTCGCTCCACCAAGCTGTAG